The Rhododendron vialii isolate Sample 1 chromosome 3a, ASM3025357v1 nucleotide sequence ATAATAAGAGTTTACAGCTTTCAAAAGAATGCATTCGAATGCATGCACGTCATTCCATGCTAAAGCTCCGGGTTCACActtgaaaaatgaaaggttgagcaaacacgcatccagtagaaaaatctccAACAACTTTACGTGCATATGAGATGATGCGTACAAAGACATACATCATTGTTTTATCTACATCGATACCCACCCACTCACATTCACACACAAACTCACATTTCCACACTTTCTACTCACTAAGCGACGTCGAGGTGTTTGTGTCATTTTAAGAAAGCCAAGACTTCACCTTCATATAAAGTAAATATCTTTGCCTTAGTTACAAAAGTCATGAACCTCACTAATAGGATCTGTCTGTTCGCTTCCGAATAACCAAAGAACAGAGGAACCAGCAGAACCACTTGATACTAGCAGTGCATCAGGTCCGAAGTCAAGATCAGATGTTCTCCATAAACGTGTGCCTTCATATCCTCATCCATAAGCACTACAGCTCAACTTCTAAAGCATGAATATCTGTTCAGAAACCAACCCCAATCCATATTTCCATCGGTTTCATCAGCATAGATCAGATAAAAAGACATGCTTGATTGACGGAAGAATATTCATACCTCGGAGAGAGAAACTTTCACCTACTAAAGTATTCGAGGGATACAAAATCTAATGATGGTAATATTACATGATGGAGGGGTGAAAGGTACTTTTTAACCCTTGAGGCAATATATTCTGCACTGCTTAATCCCCAAAGTTGGATAAAGATACATATTGTCCCAAAGAGTTGGGTTCATTCCAGTACATCTGGACATGACTATCATCAGACAGTACCAAGTTCAGTGAACCGAAGTTGAGGCTCTCGCCAAATGAAGCAATCTTCTGAGAAGAGATGTTCTTTCTCTGTGATGACCAAACCAAGTTGGTTCATCAGCCCATGAGCGTTCTTCTCACTCGGTCAACTATCTCACTTCTTGCTCGACTACTTGCTAATGGAAATTCCCGGCTTTCATCCAAAAGGAATCTGTACACTTCCCACTCCCGATCTGATGTTGAATGCCTTCCAATTTCAGCCTATAGACCAACATAAACAAACTCGATTCAGACACAAAATAACTAGAGAGAGTGCATtctcaaaaaaaggaaaggggaaaaaaaactagagggggttattcctttttttttgctagagGGGGTTATTCAAATATCTTAGTCTTTACTCCTTACCGAAAATACACAAATTCCAAGCATCTTCAGTGCGAAAGTGACATCATAGAAGACACGCGGCCTTCCTTTTCCAGATAATTCGACCGGATTAGCAACCAAGAGTTCAGTATCAGGGCCACGGTTGGCAATTGTGACTCTCAATGGGTGAAGCATCTCCTCCTTTAGACGAGAACATAGAGCAATCAGGCTTTCAGGCTCAACAATCTTTTTCCCATCTATTTTCAGGACAAAGAGATCCACATTCCTGCTGCCTTCCAAACTTGGTGATATTCTACCATACGCAATCTAAATGAAGAACAACACCACAGACATCAATTGAAATACGAAAAATTAAGCATAAAACTATGCCATGCTTATTACGTTACACAAGGCAGAGGCAAATTTGGAGGATCAGGACATGCAATCAAGTGATCTCTTTGGAGAGATGTGCTAAGGAAACTTGCCCAGCACAGAATCAAAGCGATTCAACTCGCTAAACAGTTATCCAATTCACTAAACTTCACGGTAGGGGACTATTTATTGGGTTGTTGTGTATTGAGCTTGGTTTAGTTGTTGGAGACCTCACATGAGTGATGGAGTGTTCCTTTATGTAACTCTTTTTGAATTTACTCTTCTACTGTTTGACATCAAAACAATATCTACTATTTCTCCCTGAATTCGAAATTAATGATTCAGCAAGAACTAAACAAGGTTACAGTCATATCCGGCCCAATGGACCAATTAAAACCGAAGCGAAACCTCGTATGGACTAGCCCAACACAGGAATTCTTAACATGTATGTGGGAACCACAGACCGCTTCCCCCTAGATGCCAGCTAACTACCATTGTGCCAGGCCCTGGGGGTTTTCAGTCCAGTTTGATGTCATTCTCATGATCTTCCTAAGTCAACACATGATCGAAAAATTTACAATGAACTTATTGATGAGATACCTGAATATTGCAGTCCTTTGAGGTCCTCAAAATGTCATAGACCAGGTTCTTTTGATCAACACACTGTATTTGAAGCAAGGTATGAGCTGGGCtcataagattatctattgtgaCTGTTGCTGTCTTAACCTTTTTCATGTCAGGGCTTAGAGCTTGTGAACATGCTTTCTTATTAGAAAGCTCCGAAGTGAATAATTCTTCAGCAACTTCTTCAGGAAGAGACGAGAATCCTTGCTGACTTTCATATTCAGGCCCGGCCAGCTGAAGTTCACAGCTGATACAAAACTCTCCTAAAACGACACTAAGATTTTCGCACGTCTCCTCCCGTCTGTTTTTTGTATGTAACAGGTTCCTGAAACAACATATTTCAAGTAATTCAAACTAATTGCTACCAATGACATATGACCAGCAGTTTTCAAGAAATCTGACTGTCAATTCCTATAGTATTGTGTATATTACTATAAGCTGATTTCTGAGAAGAATTTTATCTGTCAATCACGTGAAAAACATATTCAGAAAATTGAAGCCTTTACTAACCAACCACTTTAGTCTCCAAGATAACAAATAGGGAAGAACATAATTCAACTGCGATAGCAAATAAGTAACGCATCTCCTAAATCACAAATCAGTTTGTCTAGAAAAGAACATCACGGACTAGCAACAGTGAAAAGTTTTCATGTGCCTAGGATTACAATAGATGTTATCGTCTAATtgtataggggggccactgtttcagtggtattctaagagcagccactttgtgcatatattgccaaaagttaAGTCTGTCTCTAATCCTCCTCCGCcaatacccccaatgattggggactagatgggttatgttattgttgttgtaatGACTAGATGGGTTCTGGTATTGTTGTTGTTATGTCTATATGATTACATGACTGTTCCTCTTGTATCTAGGGATCACATTCTAAAGGAAGAGATGTAACCTTTTCATTTCGCAATACGAAAGTCACATTTCTGTAACTCTTTGCAGTACAGCGATAAAATCCAGAACCATATTCCACCATAGTGGTATCAGCCCATTCAATTTCTAGAGCTATCACAACCAATGTGCTAAAAGAGATACCAGCTCCAATGGCAGTTTCCCAATCATAAAACTACCATGATAGTGTGGATAAGTACTGAAGCTAACCTGAATGGAAACAAGTTCAAGTTAAACTGAAGTAGTATCAACCAAAACAAACGAATTAGGTATCATGTTGGACCATTTGGTTGCATAATTTGCCATTTTATAGCTTAAAAGAAAGGCCATATGTGAAAACACTCAAGCACTTTCAATTTTACAACCAATAATATATGAAAAGGTCATGTAGTGTCCTACTCCTATGTAAGACTTCAATAATACACGGTATGACAACATCCGTGCAATTTTGTCACGTATATCTCTCAATTACCCAAAAGTTAAACTCACATGTTATCTGTGATAAAGAAAAGATCCAGGACTTTATCATCTGGGGTTGTCATGACTTTCACTCTTTGAATTGTGAGCTCAAGCTGACAGAGAGCCCTAGTAACGTCTGTAGAAAATGAATGAACACATCAAGCTATTTTTTTCGCATTTCATCAGACAAGGGACAGACATTTATTCTCACCATGTAACAATCCTTTCCGATCAAGGCAAAAGACCTTCAACATGTATAATGTTGATGGCATGGAACCATTGGACTGCTGATTGAAGTAAAATGACATTAGACAAGAAGGGCACGCAGACATTAGCCGGGTTTTCAAGCTCTCCCAATCAACTCGCAATGAGCTGAGTTGTGGAACAGTCCACAGTACTATGTAACACCAGTTACCATCAGTGCAAATATCTGCATCCACAGATTACTAGTAAAATAGGAATTATTCTAGTTCACATGCAAAATAAAGGAGTAATTAGAGAGAAATCAGTAAACTAAATGAACCTTACAGCTTCTAATATGGCCAATGACATAAATTAAGTGCAAGAAAACTGAGGACAATTAATACTATATATGTTTTTCAACTTATCACTTGACTATGATTCAATCCCCAGCATCATTTAGATTATCTCCATAAATTCTTTAGTCTCCTGTTATTGTCGAATTAGTTAACATACTTTTTTCTTTGATTACACTCCATTGAACTCTTCAAAGGGCGTTTTTATGCAACCAATTTTAGCATTCTACCTAGAAGAGCTCTTCTGTGGCGGATAAACACAAGAATTAACTAAAACCTCAATTCATCTCTCCTATGTGTTTACAGAAAGTTCTCCATCTTGAACCGTGATATCATTTCCGATAAACTGCACTTTAATTTGATAGTCCAGGTTATCCGATTAGCTCACGCGCACCTTGACCAATCCTAAGGACCAATCCCACTATCCACGCACAGGGATTCATTAAAAGCGTATACAAATTGGCCCATAAGAGTTAATAACACCTGTGAGGTTTCCAACTGGAGACCTAGGAGGATGCAAACACCTAAGTCCCATATCTTGAGCACTGAGGCGAACCCCTTGGGACATAAACCATACTTTATTCCTCACATCATTTAATAAATTTAACTGCGCAGCTATATCAAATTTTATCAAACATGAGAATTCCATAATGTTAGGTAAATTGAACAATTTAATGatatcatcatttttttaatggaGGAATTAAAAAAGGGTTGAAGATTTGAGGAAGATGGAAGTAATGCAGACCTCCTTTGGTGATGCAGAGTCCGAATTCGACTACGATTCGGCAGAGATCGCAGCCGAGTCCGGCCTTGTCGGGGCAATTGACGGTAATGACGGAGGGATCGCCTGGTTTCTTCCCatggtcgatgaggacgacgtCGTCCCAAGAAATACCCATCTCCGCGCGACTCTTGTGTCGTATACACTCCTCTTTtctttcagcaaaaaaaagcaGGAAAAACTTTTCCTCCCAGCTACTCCGGTTCGAAATCACCGGGACAGGGTTCAATTCTCAGAGTAGCTTGTacaacacacacatatatatgatACTACCTTCCGTCCGAATTTAATTGGcacttttgagattttgagaatttgtgtcactttttaattgattatatattgtaatttataatgttttaagtgattttaaaaatattgtattatagaataaGTCAAAATCTATCAgataagattcatattagatataaaatttattaccaatttaaaaatataactaatttttttataatttttttatttaattaaaataaaactgaGACAAATAAATTATGAGtactattctctctctcattgagTCATTCTTCTCTTAATGTGTCTTCACCATCCTTCACCAAACGAGGCTGTCAGGTTTTTTAATAAGTGGAGGCAGTGTGAGGTTGTTTTGTTTAAGATGGGTCCACCCCCCATGCTTTGTCCACTTAAGCTGCAGTTAGGAGCCAGGTAGGTAAATAAGCACGTGTACGGACCAACCTACTTATGGATGAGCGGCCACACCCACGATACATATAACTTGGCCTGTCGGGGACTTTTTAGGTTGCTCCCATCCCATGTTACCATCCCATGTTACTGTAAATCTTTCACTaccaattttcttttaaaagagaGGGCCTTCGGTGTGATAATCCCACGTTGGAGGTTTGGGTTGTGTGTGACTTCACCTAGTCAGAAATTGTTTAGGTGTTTGGGTGAGTGGAATTATCCTTatgtttctcattcaaaaaaattaggaccTGTTCTCACTTGAACTGTGCTTGTACGTGGTTGGGCAGGCCTCGGCATAGGCTCCCATGGCCTTGACATTGTAACAGCACCCAGTGCAGGTGAGGCTCTGTGAGTTTGTGTCGATGGGCTGGCCTTCGATGTGGTAATCCCACATTGGAGGTttgggttgtgtgtgtgtgtttataagGTCCACTCATACTTcacctagtcagcaattgcctaggtatTTGAGTAAATAAAATTACCTTTATACccctcattcaaaaaaataaaaagtgaaaacagaaagggaatTGTCCTTTAAGACCGCAAACGAACAAGCCCAAGTGTCGCAAAATAACCCTCACCACGGATATTTATTATTCATACAAAATCAACATGTATTGATATCTACTTAAATGAAACATAATAATCACACTACTATTAGGTATGCCTAATTTTATGACTAATGAGCAAAAGTTAATGAGTCACTTGAAAT carries:
- the LOC131319426 gene encoding ACT domain-containing protein ACR9-like, with translation MGISWDDVVLIDHGKKPGDPSVITVNCPDKAGLGCDLCRIVVEFGLCITKGDICTDGNWCYIVLWTVPQLSSLRVDWESLKTRLMSACPSCLMSFYFNQQSNGSMPSTLYMLKVFCLDRKGLLHDVTRALCQLELTIQRVKVMTTPDDKVLDLFFITDNMNLLHTKNRREETCENLSVVLGEFCISCELQLAGPEYESQQGFSSLPEEVAEELFTSELSNKKACSQALSPDMKKVKTATVTIDNLMSPAHTLLQIQCVDQKNLVYDILRTSKDCNIQIAYGRISPSLEGSRNVDLFVLKIDGKKIVEPESLIALCSRLKEEMLHPLRVTIANRGPDTELLVANPVELSGKGRPRVFYDVTFALKMLGICVFSAEIGRHSTSDREWEVYRFLLDESREFPLASSRARSEIVDRVRRTLMG